The following proteins are encoded in a genomic region of Micrococcaceae bacterium Sec5.8:
- a CDS encoding LuxR C-terminal-related transcriptional regulator, translating into MFQQESAVPAGSGRTDTISAVQRQGRRLEKQYTRHQTVGEVVTALTSGSGCGAVIVGEHGAGKSFIAQRALEQLGEDYLVVHVRGSSISSKLPYGALSVLLNELDASHLEHPLMVLRGLTQLLATRAQGRSVVLFVDNAHDLDELSTMMVAQLCAGGHVLLLAACVDLPNLGTDIMGLWKDDLLRRVDLAPFDFSETADSLAREYGGQFSHTAARALWNASGGNALFLHSLAREQIKVGTIVRRGDSWVLGDKPVALAGEIRDVLKARLNRLSPGQRDVFELLSLAGALPLQTLMSVSKAQDIDTLQERALIAVSHDHPPMVSIANPVTAGIVASVVPPGRSAELRRRLGVVLQDQDLDEFTGSTAVAWALDCGEHVEPGLALAAARLANKVSDPQSALRFAREIAGQEKLADVAVESARALASLGNAEAARRVLADAELRIGDGLALEEWASLQLLWAELDRRSPATAARALARLQEVERRLNEAGAEGIPVAERVRLAYAERVRLAYAELAAFEGRFTDVLLILQGLDSTDLGSETKLVAASVLSEAKAVTGDVLGAVALGRQVILATGGLDLSDATIRQVRGRFLLLLLLAAKFREAADFLAATSESRDEQARLGGMFEIGQGIVDLHRGQLTRALQRLQSGVWQLRVQDPDAVAGLAAAACAFALALQGDEDNAGAMLSDAEKPLPRASWLVNRVTRYFELSAKAEIGQKTEALRAMKLEADLDIDASALTTGLQFLSAVARLGDRQASQKLNDLAGQVTGHFAGLCVRLADGLKDSDSEELLATSKDADAAGNAIFARDVTRKAVTCANDAGNRISLRLAQRTQQSLEDRFGNPRNGVLSLLSSTLTARESEVAVRAAAGTSNRKIADEMHVSVRTVEGHLYQVYAKLHVASRSELKDVITGPVEHARIG; encoded by the coding sequence ATGTTTCAGCAAGAATCCGCCGTGCCTGCGGGCAGCGGCAGAACAGATACGATTTCAGCCGTCCAACGCCAGGGGAGGCGGCTCGAGAAACAGTACACGCGCCACCAGACCGTCGGGGAAGTGGTCACGGCGCTGACGTCCGGATCAGGCTGCGGGGCCGTGATAGTCGGGGAACACGGGGCAGGAAAGTCCTTCATTGCCCAACGGGCGCTCGAACAGCTCGGTGAGGACTACTTGGTGGTCCATGTCCGGGGCAGCTCGATCTCCTCCAAGCTGCCGTACGGTGCCCTCAGTGTCCTGCTCAATGAGCTCGACGCCTCCCATCTTGAGCATCCGCTGATGGTGCTCCGTGGCTTGACCCAGTTGCTTGCCACCCGGGCGCAGGGCAGGAGCGTCGTGCTGTTCGTCGACAACGCCCACGACCTCGATGAATTGTCCACGATGATGGTTGCCCAGCTCTGCGCCGGGGGACACGTCCTGCTGCTGGCGGCCTGCGTTGACCTGCCCAACCTGGGCACCGACATTATGGGGCTCTGGAAGGACGATCTCCTGCGCAGGGTGGACCTGGCACCCTTCGATTTTAGCGAAACAGCCGACAGCCTCGCCCGGGAGTACGGTGGCCAATTCTCGCACACAGCGGCTCGGGCCCTGTGGAATGCAAGCGGCGGCAACGCGCTTTTCCTGCATTCCCTGGCGCGGGAACAGATCAAAGTCGGCACCATCGTCCGCCGCGGGGATTCCTGGGTGCTGGGTGATAAGCCGGTGGCATTGGCCGGTGAGATCCGGGACGTGCTTAAAGCCCGTCTAAACCGCCTTAGCCCCGGCCAGCGCGATGTCTTTGAACTGTTGTCGCTCGCCGGCGCTTTGCCTCTGCAAACCCTGATGAGCGTGTCCAAGGCGCAGGACATCGACACACTGCAGGAACGGGCGCTGATTGCCGTCAGCCATGACCACCCGCCCATGGTGAGCATCGCCAACCCGGTCACAGCAGGAATTGTCGCCAGTGTGGTGCCGCCCGGCCGGAGCGCGGAACTGCGCCGCCGTTTGGGGGTTGTGCTCCAGGACCAGGACCTCGACGAATTCACGGGATCCACCGCGGTCGCGTGGGCACTGGACTGCGGAGAACACGTGGAACCCGGACTTGCCCTCGCGGCGGCCCGTCTGGCGAACAAGGTATCCGACCCGCAGTCCGCGTTGAGGTTTGCCCGGGAAATTGCGGGCCAGGAGAAGCTGGCCGACGTGGCGGTGGAATCCGCCAGAGCGCTGGCGTCCCTGGGCAATGCTGAAGCGGCCCGACGCGTCCTGGCAGATGCTGAATTGCGGATTGGTGACGGATTGGCGCTGGAAGAGTGGGCGTCGCTCCAGCTGCTGTGGGCCGAGTTGGACCGGCGCAGCCCGGCCACGGCGGCAAGGGCTCTGGCCAGGCTGCAGGAGGTCGAACGGCGGCTCAATGAAGCGGGTGCGGAGGGCATCCCGGTCGCCGAGCGGGTGCGCCTGGCTTATGCCGAGCGGGTGCGCTTGGCCTACGCCGAGCTGGCCGCCTTCGAGGGCCGGTTCACTGATGTCCTGCTAATTCTCCAGGGTTTGGACTCCACTGACCTGGGCAGCGAAACGAAGCTTGTAGCCGCGAGCGTCCTGAGCGAGGCCAAAGCGGTCACCGGGGACGTTCTGGGCGCTGTTGCGCTCGGCAGGCAGGTGATCCTCGCCACCGGCGGCCTGGACTTGTCCGATGCCACGATCCGGCAAGTCCGCGGACGGTTCCTGTTACTCCTGCTGCTGGCCGCTAAGTTCCGGGAAGCCGCGGATTTCCTGGCCGCCACCTCCGAATCCCGCGACGAGCAGGCCCGGTTGGGCGGAATGTTTGAGATCGGGCAGGGAATCGTGGACCTCCACCGCGGCCAGCTCACGCGGGCGCTTCAGCGTCTGCAGTCCGGCGTCTGGCAGCTGCGCGTGCAGGATCCGGACGCAGTGGCCGGACTCGCCGCCGCCGCCTGCGCCTTTGCCCTCGCACTCCAGGGCGATGAGGACAACGCCGGCGCCATGTTGTCGGACGCTGAAAAGCCGTTGCCCCGGGCATCATGGCTGGTGAACCGCGTCACCCGGTACTTCGAGCTCTCCGCCAAGGCGGAAATCGGGCAGAAGACCGAGGCCCTGCGCGCCATGAAGCTGGAAGCAGACCTGGATATCGACGCCTCGGCTCTTACTACCGGCCTGCAGTTCCTCTCGGCGGTGGCCCGGCTGGGAGATCGGCAGGCGAGCCAGAAACTCAACGACCTCGCCGGCCAGGTCACCGGGCACTTCGCTGGCCTGTGCGTGCGGCTTGCCGACGGGTTAAAGGATTCCGACAGCGAGGAGCTGTTGGCAACGTCCAAGGACGCCGATGCGGCCGGCAACGCCATCTTCGCCCGGGACGTGACCAGGAAAGCGGTTACGTGCGCCAATGACGCGGGCAACCGCATCTCCCTCAGACTGGCCCAGCGCACCCAGCAATCCCTGGAAGACCGGTTCGGCAACCCCCGGAACGGTGTACTCTCGCTGCTGAGCTCGACGTTGACAGCCCGGGAATCCGAGGTTGCCGTGCGGGCGGCCGCGGGCACATCCAACCGTAAAATCGCGGACGAGATGCACGTTTCTGTCCGGACAGTTGAAGGACACCTTTATCAGGTCTACGCAAAGCTCCACGTCGCAAGCAGGTCGGAACTCAAAGATGTCATCACCGGACCCGTGGAACACGCCCGCATCGGCTGA
- a CDS encoding CDP-alcohol phosphatidyltransferase family protein: MTPNGVTAVSAFCSFAGIGLIAFAPATPVVSVLIALLLVLGYALDSADGQLARLRGGGSFAGEWLDHVVDAVKMASLHLAVLVAWYQGYAESSAWLAVPLLYQLLAVVLFFAIILTDQMRRAHRGSTATRLAGEGSSSVLYSLAVLPTEYGVLCLAFLLWSIPPVFSVVYAVFFGINACFLLLALPRWYREMRSYGAADKV; encoded by the coding sequence ATGACCCCCAACGGAGTAACAGCGGTCAGCGCCTTCTGCAGTTTCGCCGGTATTGGGCTGATTGCGTTTGCTCCGGCAACGCCGGTCGTCAGTGTATTGATCGCCCTGCTGCTCGTACTTGGTTACGCCCTGGACTCGGCGGACGGGCAGCTGGCCAGGCTGCGCGGCGGCGGAAGCTTTGCAGGTGAGTGGCTGGACCACGTGGTCGACGCGGTCAAGATGGCGTCCCTCCATCTGGCTGTGCTCGTGGCGTGGTACCAGGGCTACGCCGAAAGCAGCGCCTGGCTGGCCGTTCCTTTGCTGTACCAGCTCCTTGCCGTCGTGCTGTTTTTCGCGATCATCCTGACCGACCAGATGCGGCGGGCGCACCGCGGTTCCACCGCTACCCGTCTGGCCGGGGAGGGCAGCTCATCAGTTCTTTACTCCCTGGCCGTGTTGCCCACCGAATATGGAGTGCTGTGCCTGGCATTTCTCCTGTGGTCTATCCCGCCGGTATTTTCGGTGGTCTATGCGGTTTTCTTTGGAATCAACGCGTGCTTCCTCCTGCTGGCGTTGCCCCGCTGGTACCGCGAAATGCGCAGTTACGGCGCAGCCGACAAAGTCTAG